One window of Bacillus alkalicellulosilyticus genomic DNA carries:
- a CDS encoding efflux RND transporter permease subunit, with the protein MNISKYAVKNPVTTIMMMLLVLLLGFVSLTGLKLDLMPNINPPVVAVMTTYQGAGPEEVAEMVTKPIEDVVGTSSGLQTMQSRSSSNSSLIIAQYEWGTNISEVREDLSTSLGLVQLADGVGQPMIVKFDPTMMPIIQFAISNGDDVAHLQEMIDEVIVPQLQTVDGVASVNVIGGFEEEILVSLKEEDLSEYNLSQQQIVQLIQGNNLTFPGGIIEEGGEKLNLRVLAKVESIDALQELPVSIIPGEELEVVTLGDVADVSIVPKDVASMARTNGKESLLISIQKGGTANTVEVSNSVQDRLNSIKKNHSELRFAVSMDQGDVIQQSVSNVSLALIFGGIFAVAVILVFLRSIRATIIVGVAIPFSVISTFILMFFSGMSLNIMSLGGLALGVGMLVDNAIVVLENIYRHLGKTKSRKEAAVQGAKEVSGAVTASMLTTLSVFLPIVFVGGMVGELFKELALTVTFALLASWAVALTVVPTLGGLLLKHDKIKEPKENRIYKSMITWALNHRLVTLLIAGVIFVGSISAAPLVGTEFMPSQDEGMFTVDIELPEGASLESTLEVVKDIEEEILAATEVDVVTTSVGNSDPFMAAATGSGENQGSITINLIKSDERTRATERVMSDIEEKVESLQHEAEITFNVSNSMEAMSGAPNAIEVMLLGNDRDQLEEYSRELTERLADVEEIRTVTDSVVDGKPEYQYIVDKEEAFKYGLTAHQVATSVNQALQGTVAAMIFDTEVRVIMDDVSNSKKAIENFMIATQTGEEVALKDIGEVVRGIGPVTVVRENQQDSIIVSATFEGQDMGTVSRNVQVTIDDMISDLNIDTERFTIKVAGGAEMMDEAFASLLLALVLAIVFVYMVMASQFESLVQPLIIMFTLPLAVTGVILGLLTTGYAFGITAFIGIIILVGIVVNNAIVFIDYTNQLRERGLAVREALVQAGLTRLRPIIMTALTTMLGLLPLAIGAGEGTELQAPMAIAVIGGLFTSTLLTLVVIPVIYSLVSSMKNSRKKFKLAMQKYNEADEEVERER; encoded by the coding sequence ATGAATATCTCGAAGTATGCCGTAAAAAATCCAGTAACAACCATCATGATGATGCTTCTAGTCCTATTACTTGGATTCGTTTCATTAACAGGATTAAAGCTAGATTTGATGCCAAATATAAACCCACCAGTTGTGGCCGTCATGACAACGTACCAAGGCGCAGGACCAGAAGAAGTCGCAGAAATGGTGACCAAACCCATTGAGGATGTAGTTGGAACAAGCTCTGGTCTGCAAACGATGCAGTCGAGAAGTAGCTCCAATTCGTCCCTAATCATTGCTCAATATGAGTGGGGGACGAACATTTCTGAAGTAAGAGAGGATTTAAGCACATCGCTTGGGTTAGTCCAGCTCGCAGATGGTGTTGGACAACCAATGATAGTAAAATTTGATCCGACGATGATGCCAATTATTCAGTTTGCTATTTCTAATGGGGATGATGTAGCTCATCTTCAAGAAATGATTGATGAAGTGATCGTACCACAATTACAAACGGTGGATGGTGTAGCAAGTGTCAATGTGATTGGTGGTTTTGAAGAAGAAATTTTAGTGTCTTTAAAAGAAGAGGATTTAAGTGAGTATAACTTATCACAGCAACAAATTGTTCAATTGATTCAAGGAAACAACCTAACGTTCCCTGGTGGGATTATTGAAGAAGGTGGAGAAAAGCTAAATCTTCGTGTGTTAGCCAAGGTAGAATCTATTGATGCACTGCAGGAGCTACCTGTTAGCATCATACCAGGAGAAGAGTTAGAGGTTGTCACACTAGGAGATGTAGCTGATGTCTCTATAGTGCCTAAAGATGTTGCTTCAATGGCAAGAACAAATGGAAAAGAAAGCCTCTTGATTAGCATTCAAAAAGGAGGAACCGCTAATACAGTTGAGGTATCAAATAGTGTTCAAGACCGTCTTAATTCTATTAAAAAGAATCATAGTGAACTTCGATTTGCGGTTTCGATGGACCAAGGCGATGTTATCCAGCAATCGGTATCCAATGTCTCTCTTGCCTTAATTTTTGGTGGTATCTTTGCAGTCGCTGTGATTCTAGTATTCTTACGTTCAATTCGAGCGACAATTATTGTAGGTGTAGCCATTCCGTTTTCGGTGATTTCAACGTTTATACTGATGTTTTTCTCCGGGATGTCGTTAAATATTATGTCTTTAGGTGGATTGGCACTTGGGGTCGGTATGCTTGTTGATAATGCGATAGTCGTGTTAGAAAATATTTATCGCCATTTAGGAAAAACAAAGTCTAGAAAAGAAGCTGCTGTACAAGGAGCGAAAGAAGTAAGTGGTGCGGTAACAGCTTCGATGCTAACTACATTATCTGTCTTCCTTCCTATTGTTTTTGTTGGTGGAATGGTCGGTGAGCTATTCAAAGAGCTTGCTCTTACTGTAACGTTTGCGTTACTTGCCTCGTGGGCTGTCGCTTTAACGGTAGTTCCAACATTGGGAGGATTATTATTAAAGCATGATAAAATCAAAGAACCAAAAGAAAATCGAATCTATAAATCTATGATTACATGGGCGCTAAACCATAGACTCGTAACATTGCTTATTGCTGGTGTTATCTTTGTAGGTTCGATATCAGCCGCTCCGCTAGTCGGAACAGAATTCATGCCATCACAGGATGAAGGAATGTTTACTGTCGATATCGAGTTACCAGAAGGAGCAAGTCTAGAGAGTACACTTGAGGTCGTTAAAGATATTGAAGAAGAAATATTAGCAGCAACAGAAGTCGATGTCGTCACTACTTCGGTAGGGAACTCTGATCCCTTTATGGCAGCGGCAACAGGTAGCGGTGAAAACCAAGGAAGCATAACGATTAATCTCATTAAGAGTGATGAACGAACTCGCGCAACAGAAAGAGTCATGTCAGATATAGAAGAAAAGGTAGAGTCACTCCAACATGAAGCAGAGATTACATTTAATGTGAGTAACTCGATGGAAGCGATGAGTGGGGCTCCAAATGCTATAGAGGTCATGTTATTAGGAAATGATAGAGACCAACTTGAAGAGTATTCAAGAGAGTTAACCGAACGCTTAGCTGATGTAGAGGAAATTCGTACGGTAACCGATAGTGTAGTTGATGGTAAACCGGAATACCAATACATTGTTGATAAAGAGGAAGCTTTCAAATATGGTCTCACAGCACATCAAGTGGCAACATCAGTCAATCAAGCATTACAAGGAACAGTAGCTGCAATGATTTTTGATACGGAAGTACGAGTCATAATGGATGACGTATCAAATTCAAAAAAAGCGATAGAAAACTTTATGATTGCGACTCAAACAGGGGAAGAAGTGGCCTTAAAGGACATAGGTGAAGTGGTTCGTGGTATTGGTCCTGTGACCGTCGTCAGAGAAAACCAGCAGGATTCAATTATTGTTAGTGCGACGTTCGAAGGGCAAGATATGGGAACTGTTTCTAGAAATGTACAGGTAACAATCGATGATATGATTTCCGATTTAAACATTGATACCGAACGTTTTACGATTAAAGTTGCAGGTGGAGCGGAAATGATGGATGAGGCTTTTGCAAGTTTACTACTGGCCTTAGTCCTAGCAATTGTATTCGTTTATATGGTTATGGCGAGTCAATTTGAATCGTTAGTACAGCCATTGATCATTATGTTCACATTACCATTAGCGGTTACGGGTGTGATTTTAGGTTTACTGACAACCGGATACGCTTTTGGAATTACAGCCTTTATCGGGATTATTATTCTCGTTGGTATTGTTGTTAATAATGCGATTGTCTTTATTGATTACACAAACCAACTAAGAGAGCGTGGATTAGCTGTACGAGAAGCACTTGTTCAAGCAGGCTTAACTCGCTTACGTCCGATTATTATGACAGCCTTAACTACCATGCTAGGTCTATTACCACTTGCGATTGGTGCAGGAGAAGGAACTGAATTACAAGCTCCTATGGCAATTGCAGTTATCGGTGGATTATTCACTTCAACGTTATTAACACTCGTTGTTATTCCTGTTATTTATAGCTTAGTATCAAGCATGAAAAACTCTCGCAAGAAATTTAAGCTAGCGATGCAAAAATACAATGAAGCGGATGAAGAAGTAGAAAGAGAGCGTTAA
- a CDS encoding MarR family winged helix-turn-helix transcriptional regulator: MDKDTLYRYIERLDNSFYRMMKELGPKIVEQMEIGLTPEQLYVLNLLSKNEKITSSHLANELNVKPSAITAMVDRLVKHEYVERLRDDKDRRVVYIALSEQGKEILVKSENKRNEIMEKYVTQLEEIELEQLVVVFEKLTTIIIKTEGEKSE, from the coding sequence ATGGATAAAGATACGTTATATCGTTACATTGAACGGTTAGATAATAGTTTTTATCGGATGATGAAAGAGTTAGGACCAAAAATTGTGGAGCAAATGGAAATCGGTTTAACTCCTGAACAATTATATGTATTAAATCTACTTTCAAAAAATGAGAAAATAACATCCTCTCATTTGGCAAATGAATTGAATGTAAAGCCAAGTGCGATTACAGCCATGGTTGATCGTTTAGTAAAGCATGAGTATGTAGAGAGATTGCGGGATGATAAGGATAGAAGAGTGGTTTATATTGCTCTTTCAGAACAAGGAAAAGAGATTCTCGTTAAATCTGAAAATAAACGAAATGAAATTATGGAGAAGTATGTGACTCAGCTTGAGGAAATAGAGCTAGAGCAGTTAGTCGTTGTATTTGAAAAGTTAACAACCATCATTATAAAAACAGAGGGTGAGAAGTCAGAATGA
- a CDS encoding chloramphenicol phosphotransferase CPT family protein, translated as MNKSKIIFLNGTSSSGKTSIAKELENVLHEPYTYLAIDHLAGFLESYLPEGYTPNKQMHDTKMVEALHFVRASMISLFHHFIKSLAILEKNIIVDHVILEKDWLQECVELLSNLSVTFVGVHCPLEELEHREKNRRDRMVGLAKSQFELVHKHFIYDIELDTSLLNSRDCALEIKNTLNKSTTFTALNQLNDLLRT; from the coding sequence ATGAATAAAAGTAAAATAATCTTTTTAAATGGGACTTCGAGTTCTGGGAAAACAAGTATTGCTAAAGAGCTAGAAAATGTCTTACACGAGCCATATACTTATCTTGCTATAGACCATTTAGCAGGTTTTCTTGAAAGTTACTTACCAGAAGGGTATACCCCTAACAAACAAATGCATGATACTAAGATGGTTGAGGCTTTGCATTTTGTCAGAGCTTCAATGATTTCTTTATTTCACCACTTTATAAAATCGTTAGCCATTTTAGAAAAGAACATCATTGTTGACCATGTCATCTTAGAAAAAGACTGGTTACAGGAATGTGTTGAATTATTATCGAACCTTTCCGTTACGTTTGTTGGAGTACACTGCCCATTGGAAGAACTGGAACACAGGGAAAAAAATAGAAGAGATAGAATGGTAGGACTTGCAAAATCACAATTTGAACTTGTTCATAAACATTTTATCTATGATATCGAACTTGATACTTCTCTCTTAAACTCCAGAGATTGTGCACTCGAGATAAAAAACACTTTAAATAAAAGTACAACTTTTACTGCCTTAAATCAATTAAACGATTTATTAAGGACTTAA
- a CDS encoding GNAT family N-acetyltransferase, whose amino-acid sequence MKYRYKTFDSSFYDTVCDFLIELSKDDRNHINWNWARWEWMVFHPEFDNSLADKIGLWFYHNELVGMTTYDHFFGEAFYAVKKGYEELEKEILKYAITTFSNENGLGIAVNDTDSHTRDLLLSYEFVKDKNTENILENIFEGRRFDYTLPTGIEVRNLDIKNDLSKHHKVLWEGFENEGDLPLDEQTIDKQKRMLSAPHLNSYLHVVAVNEDGVYVAYCGCWYNPKTDYAYIEPVCTVPQYRKMGIGKALVLEALKRCHSEGAKKAYVISDAPFYKSLGFVQHSHYNFYWKK is encoded by the coding sequence ATGAAATATAGATATAAAACGTTTGATAGTTCTTTTTACGATACCGTTTGTGATTTTTTAATCGAGTTATCAAAAGATGACCGCAACCATATCAATTGGAATTGGGCAAGGTGGGAATGGATGGTGTTCCATCCCGAGTTTGATAATAGTTTGGCAGACAAAATCGGATTATGGTTTTATCATAATGAATTGGTAGGTATGACAACGTATGACCATTTCTTTGGTGAAGCCTTTTATGCAGTTAAGAAAGGCTATGAAGAGCTCGAAAAAGAAATATTAAAATATGCTATTACAACCTTTAGTAACGAAAATGGCTTAGGCATTGCCGTTAATGATACTGATAGTCATACAAGAGATTTATTGCTTAGTTATGAGTTTGTTAAAGATAAAAACACTGAAAACATACTTGAGAATATTTTTGAGGGAAGACGTTTTGATTACACCCTTCCTACAGGGATAGAAGTACGGAATCTTGATATCAAAAATGATTTGTCTAAGCATCATAAAGTATTATGGGAAGGATTTGAAAACGAAGGCGATTTGCCTCTTGATGAACAAACTATTGATAAACAAAAAAGAATGTTATCAGCGCCCCATTTAAACTCATATCTGCATGTAGTCGCAGTGAATGAGGATGGTGTCTATGTTGCTTACTGTGGATGTTGGTATAATCCCAAAACTGATTATGCTTACATAGAACCTGTTTGTACAGTTCCTCAATACCGTAAAATGGGAATTGGGAAAGCATTAGTTTTGGAAGCATTAAAAAGATGTCATTCCGAAGGTGCTAAGAAAGCATATGTTATTTCCGATGCTCCTTTTTATAAATCATTAGGCTTTGTTCAACATTCTCACTATAATTTTTACTGGAAAAAATAA
- a CDS encoding 5' nucleotidase, NT5C type: MKRIAIDMDEVIADIIPKQLTRYNDTFNEALTLKDLHGYKLRHLRPERVEDICNFYREPNFFRDLGVMKDSQEVIQELMGKYEIFITTAAMEYPTSFTAKYEWLKEHFPFLNDLNFVFCGDKSIINADYLIDDNVKHFPNFKGQGILFTSPHNVNETKYVRVNNWQEVRDYFLK, translated from the coding sequence ATGAAACGAATTGCGATTGATATGGATGAAGTGATAGCAGACATCATTCCCAAACAACTGACACGATACAATGATACGTTTAATGAAGCACTTACTCTTAAAGATTTACATGGATATAAGTTAAGGCATTTACGACCAGAACGAGTCGAGGACATCTGTAATTTTTACAGAGAACCCAACTTTTTTCGAGACTTAGGGGTGATGAAAGACAGTCAAGAGGTCATTCAAGAGCTGATGGGGAAATATGAGATATTTATCACAACGGCAGCGATGGAATACCCTACCTCATTTACAGCGAAATATGAATGGCTGAAAGAGCACTTTCCGTTTTTAAATGATTTGAATTTTGTCTTTTGTGGCGATAAAAGCATCATTAATGCTGATTATTTAATCGATGATAACGTAAAACATTTCCCGAATTTTAAGGGGCAAGGAATTCTGTTTACATCACCGCATAATGTGAATGAAACAAAGTATGTACGAGTAAACAACTGGCAAGAAGTACGAGATTATTTTCTAAAGTGA
- a CDS encoding DNA topoisomerase III codes for MKKTVVIAEKPSVGRDIARVLQCHKKGNGFFEGDRYVVTWALGHLVTLADPEAYDEKYKAWKLEDLPMLPSYMKLVVIKKTGKQFQTVKTQLHRQDVGDIVIATDAGREGELVARWILEKAKINKPLKRLWISSVTDKAIKDGFSRLKSGKEYENLYHSAVARSEADWFVGINATRALTTKYNAQLSCGRVQTPTLAMIAQREKEINEFKPKPFYGLTAKTENNILLTWQDKKSKQHRTFDKQVIERVVAKVKNQKATIINVDKKPKKSFAPALYDLTELQRDANKIFGFSAKETLGTMQKLYEHHKVLTYPRTDSRFLSSDLVETLGDRLRGCSVGPYAGLVAKIKTPIKANKSFVDDSKVSDHHAIIPTEERASLPSLSDKERKIYDLVVKRFLAVLSPPFEFEQTTIQAEIAGESFQAKGKKVISLGWKAIYEHNTDEDSDDIKEQTLPDIAKGTSLSITKLTETTGETKPPGRFNEATLLSAMENPVQYMQGETKDLITTIGKTGGLGTVATRADIIEKLFSSFLLEKKGKDIFITSKGRQLLELVPSDLRTPALTAEWEQKLDLISKGKLSKQAFITEMKGYAKTVVQEIKQSEQKYKHDNVTGSKCPDCGKLLLEVNGKKGKMRVCQDRECGYRKNIAKVTNARCPVCKKKLELRGEGEGQVFACKCGHKEKLSTFNERKQKEKNTKASKRDVNQYLKKQNKTEEEPFNPALAEALAKLKLDK; via the coding sequence ATGAAAAAAACGGTTGTAATCGCAGAAAAACCATCTGTAGGACGAGATATTGCTCGTGTACTACAGTGTCATAAAAAAGGAAATGGATTTTTTGAAGGGGACCGCTATGTCGTGACTTGGGCGTTAGGACACTTAGTGACGCTTGCCGACCCAGAAGCTTATGATGAAAAATATAAAGCTTGGAAACTAGAGGATTTACCGATGTTGCCTTCTTATATGAAACTTGTTGTTATTAAGAAAACAGGAAAGCAATTCCAAACGGTAAAAACACAGCTTCACCGCCAAGATGTTGGAGACATTGTCATTGCGACAGACGCTGGTCGAGAAGGAGAACTGGTTGCTCGTTGGATTCTTGAAAAGGCTAAAATTAATAAACCGCTAAAAAGACTTTGGATTTCCTCTGTCACGGACAAAGCAATTAAAGATGGGTTTTCACGTTTAAAAAGCGGAAAAGAATATGAAAACCTGTATCATTCAGCGGTAGCGAGATCGGAAGCTGATTGGTTTGTCGGCATTAATGCCACTCGAGCGCTAACGACAAAGTACAATGCCCAACTTTCCTGTGGCCGGGTTCAAACACCAACTCTGGCAATGATTGCGCAACGGGAAAAGGAGATCAACGAATTTAAACCGAAACCATTTTACGGTCTAACAGCTAAAACAGAGAACAACATCTTGTTAACGTGGCAAGACAAAAAATCAAAGCAACATCGAACGTTTGATAAACAAGTGATAGAACGAGTAGTAGCCAAAGTGAAGAATCAAAAGGCAACGATTATCAACGTGGATAAAAAGCCGAAGAAAAGCTTTGCCCCAGCATTATATGATTTAACGGAATTACAGCGGGACGCTAATAAAATTTTTGGATTCTCTGCAAAAGAAACGTTAGGAACGATGCAAAAGCTGTATGAACACCATAAAGTGCTAACCTATCCAAGAACAGATTCTAGGTTCCTTTCGTCTGATTTGGTGGAAACACTAGGGGACCGCTTAAGAGGGTGTAGTGTGGGGCCATATGCAGGACTTGTTGCTAAAATAAAAACACCAATTAAGGCGAATAAATCATTTGTCGATGATAGCAAAGTGTCTGACCACCATGCGATAATTCCTACAGAAGAAAGAGCGAGCTTACCAAGCTTATCCGATAAGGAACGGAAGATTTATGACCTTGTCGTGAAACGCTTTTTAGCTGTGTTATCTCCTCCGTTTGAATTTGAACAAACGACGATTCAAGCTGAAATCGCGGGAGAGTCCTTTCAAGCAAAAGGAAAAAAAGTGATTTCCCTTGGCTGGAAAGCGATATATGAGCACAATACGGATGAGGATTCTGACGATATTAAAGAACAAACGCTTCCAGACATTGCAAAAGGGACGAGCTTATCCATTACCAAGCTTACGGAAACAACAGGTGAAACGAAACCACCTGGCCGTTTTAATGAAGCAACGTTACTATCTGCGATGGAAAATCCAGTTCAATACATGCAAGGAGAAACAAAGGATTTAATCACCACAATCGGGAAAACTGGTGGACTAGGAACGGTAGCAACTCGAGCAGATATCATTGAAAAGCTTTTTAGTAGCTTTTTACTTGAGAAAAAGGGGAAAGACATCTTTATTACGTCTAAAGGAAGGCAACTATTGGAATTAGTACCTTCTGATTTACGGACACCGGCGTTAACAGCCGAGTGGGAACAAAAGCTAGATTTAATTTCAAAAGGCAAACTATCAAAACAAGCCTTTATTACAGAAATGAAAGGCTATGCAAAAACGGTCGTTCAAGAAATTAAACAAAGTGAACAGAAGTACAAGCATGACAATGTGACAGGAAGCAAATGTCCTGACTGTGGAAAGCTCCTTCTTGAAGTGAATGGGAAAAAGGGAAAAATGCGTGTGTGCCAGGACCGAGAATGTGGCTACCGTAAAAACATCGCCAAAGTAACCAATGCACGATGTCCCGTTTGTAAGAAAAAGCTAGAACTTCGAGGAGAAGGCGAAGGCCAGGTGTTTGCATGTAAATGTGGTCATAAAGAAAAGCTCTCCACTTTTAACGAACGAAAACAAAAGGAAAAAAATACAAAAGCGTCAAAGCGTGATGTCAATCAATATTTAAAGAAACAAAACAAAACGGAAGAAGAGCCATTTAATCCAGCATTAGCTGAAGCTCTAGCCAAGCTCAAGCTTGATAAATAA
- a CDS encoding L,D-transpeptidase family protein, with amino-acid sequence MYYHHVRPGETLWSISEDYRVPFATLVNVNQISDPNMIYVGQAIYIPGLPNPDTIPYTIEVSISNRTLTLYENETYVKTYPIAVGRILHQTPVGDFVVVNRAPNPGGPFGTMWMSLSKKHYGIHGTNDPSSIGKAVSRGCIRMYNNDVEELARTIPNGTAVRIRP; translated from the coding sequence ATGTACTACCATCATGTTCGGCCAGGAGAAACGCTTTGGTCAATTTCAGAAGATTACCGTGTCCCATTTGCAACATTAGTCAACGTCAATCAAATCAGTGACCCAAACATGATTTATGTAGGTCAGGCCATTTATATTCCTGGTCTACCGAATCCAGATACGATTCCTTACACGATTGAAGTTTCGATTTCAAATCGTACGCTGACCTTATATGAGAATGAAACCTATGTTAAAACATATCCGATTGCTGTTGGCAGAATTCTTCATCAAACCCCAGTTGGAGACTTTGTGGTTGTAAATCGAGCCCCCAATCCAGGAGGGCCATTTGGGACGATGTGGATGTCCTTATCGAAGAAACATTACGGGATTCACGGAACGAATGATCCTTCTTCAATAGGCAAAGCTGTCTCAAGAGGCTGTATCCGGATGTATAATAACGATGTTGAAGAACTTGCTAGAACGATACCAAATGGCACAGCGGTAAGAATAAGACCGTAA
- the abc-f gene encoding ribosomal protection-like ABC-F family protein, whose translation MNVIQVKHLHKQFGDKEVLKDIHFTIRKTDKIGLVGWNGTGKSTLVQLLTGALEPNQGTISKYPPTLSIGYLPQVTDADTTKKEINNRYLQTISQLRVHHVQNETYASGGERLKLALAEVWATNPEMLILDEPTNHLDVDGLRWLIKQINQFDGPVLMISHDRYFLDETVTLIFELEDGQLTIYEGNYSAYQAEKQRRRQQQSRDYTKQQRHIDQIEQQVSTLRQWSAKSHRDAGKGRTPSENKQMGLKEYERVKAKKKDNQIKSKLKRLELELSKNKIEKPKEDPSIYFSFEASRNRGKRIVEATNLTKTYGSHTLFSQSHFYIKHGEKVGLLGTNGAGKTTFIKMLLQHEEVTSGSLWKSDSLRIAYLNQDISNIPLEKNALEFIDITERTAIARARTLFANLGLKEEKLLTPLHTLSLGERTRVKLVSMIMMDYDLLILDEPTNHLDLPSREQLEKTLESYRGTLLIVSHDLYLIDKICDKLLVIENQRISRIESGLHEYEQSKKASHEPDKKSVIEELSLLDTKISELLGKISMALPGSPDYVELDHEITRLLQDKRKLQERIKG comes from the coding sequence ATGAACGTCATACAAGTAAAACATTTGCACAAGCAATTCGGCGATAAAGAAGTTTTAAAGGATATTCATTTTACAATAAGAAAAACTGATAAAATTGGATTGGTTGGTTGGAACGGGACAGGAAAATCAACGCTCGTCCAACTTCTTACAGGTGCACTTGAACCTAACCAAGGTACCATTTCAAAATACCCTCCTACTTTGTCCATTGGGTATTTACCCCAAGTAACTGATGCGGATACAACAAAAAAAGAAATAAATAATCGTTATTTACAAACAATCAGTCAGTTACGGGTACATCATGTACAAAACGAAACGTATGCAAGTGGTGGGGAAAGACTAAAGCTTGCTCTTGCTGAAGTTTGGGCAACAAACCCAGAAATGCTTATTTTAGATGAGCCGACAAACCATTTAGATGTTGATGGATTACGTTGGCTAATTAAGCAAATCAATCAGTTTGATGGTCCTGTTTTGATGATTTCACACGACCGCTATTTTCTAGATGAGACCGTGACTCTTATTTTTGAACTAGAAGACGGGCAATTAACGATTTATGAAGGAAATTACTCGGCGTATCAAGCGGAAAAACAAAGACGACGCCAGCAACAAAGTCGTGATTATACGAAGCAACAGCGACACATTGACCAAATTGAACAGCAAGTATCTACACTTCGACAATGGTCTGCAAAATCACATCGAGATGCTGGTAAAGGACGTACTCCTTCAGAAAATAAGCAAATGGGATTAAAGGAATATGAACGGGTTAAAGCAAAGAAAAAAGACAACCAAATTAAGTCCAAATTAAAACGCCTTGAACTTGAGTTGTCTAAAAATAAAATTGAAAAACCAAAAGAAGACCCTAGCATTTACTTTTCCTTTGAAGCCTCAAGGAATCGTGGAAAACGAATCGTAGAAGCAACAAACCTTACAAAAACATATGGCTCACACACTTTATTTTCTCAAAGTCACTTTTATATCAAGCATGGAGAAAAAGTCGGTTTACTAGGAACAAATGGAGCGGGAAAAACGACATTTATCAAGATGCTTTTGCAACATGAAGAAGTAACATCTGGTTCCTTATGGAAAAGTGATTCGTTGCGTATCGCTTATTTAAATCAGGATATATCTAATATACCGTTAGAAAAAAACGCATTAGAATTTATCGATATCACGGAACGAACAGCCATTGCCAGAGCGAGAACTCTGTTTGCAAACCTCGGTTTAAAAGAGGAAAAACTCCTTACCCCTTTACACACCTTAAGTTTAGGAGAGCGAACAAGAGTGAAGTTAGTCAGTATGATTATGATGGATTACGACCTTCTCATCTTAGATGAACCTACCAATCATTTAGACCTACCAAGCCGTGAACAGTTGGAGAAAACGTTAGAATCGTATAGAGGAACGTTACTTATTGTTTCTCATGACCTCTATTTAATCGATAAAATTTGCGACAAGCTTCTTGTTATAGAAAATCAACGAATTTCAAGAATTGAATCTGGTTTGCACGAATATGAACAGTCTAAAAAAGCTTCCCATGAGCCTGACAAAAAGTCTGTTATCGAAGAACTCTCCCTACTAGACACAAAGATTTCCGAGCTATTAGGAAAAATTAGTATGGCACTTCCTGGCAGTCCTGATTATGTCGAGCTTGACCATGAAATAACAAGGTTACTACAAGACAAAAGAAAGCTTCAAGAAAGAATTAAAGGATAG